One region of Primulina tabacum isolate GXHZ01 chromosome 1, ASM2559414v2, whole genome shotgun sequence genomic DNA includes:
- the LOC142548553 gene encoding UDP-D-apiose/UDP-D-xylose synthase 2, whose product MASARVDLDGNPIEPMTICMIGAGGFIGSHLCEKLMMETPHKVLAVDVYSDKIKSLLEPSTLPWADRIQFHRLNIKNDSRLEGLIRMADLTINLAAICTPADYNTRPLDTIYSNFIDALPVVKYCSENGKRLIHFSTCEIYGKTIASFLPKDSPLRQDPSYYVLKEDASPCIFGPIEKQRWSYACAKQLIERLIYAEGAENGLDFAIVRPFNWIGPRMDFIPGIDGPSEGVPRVLACFSNNLLRREPLKLVDGGQSQRTFIYIKDAIEAVLLMIENPARANGQIFNVGNPNNEVTVRQLAEMMTQVYSKVSGEPPLETPTTDVSSKEFYGEGYDDSDKRIPDMTIINRQLGWNPKTSLWDLLESTLTYQHRTYAEAIKKAISKPVAN is encoded by the exons ATGGCGAGTGCGAGAGTAGATCTGGACGGGAATCCGATCGAGCCGATGACGATATGCATGATTGGCGCGGGGGGATTCATTGGTTCGCATCTGTGCGAGAAGCTCATGATGGAGACCCCGCACAAGGTGCTAGCGGTTGATGTATACAGTGACAAAATCAAGAGCCTCCTCGAGCCGTCCACCCTCCCCTGGGCTGATCGGATACAGTTCCACCGCCTCAACATTAAAAACGATTCTCGCCTCGAAGGCCTCATTCGCATGGCGGATCTT ACTATAAATCTGGCTGCTATATGCACTCCAGCAGATTACAACACCCGCCCTCTTGACACAATTTATAGCAACTTCATAGATGCTCTCCCGGTG GTCAAGTACTGCTCAGAAAATGGCAAGCGACTCATACATTTTTCCACTTGTGAGATTTATGGAAAAACCATTGCTAGCTTTTTACCCAAAGATAGCCCGTTGCGCCAG GATCCTAGTTATTATGTTCTCAAGGAAGATGCCTCCCCTTGCATATTTGGTCCTATTGAAAAACAGAGGTGGTCATACGCATGTGCAAAGCAGTTAATTGAAAGACTGATTTATG CCGAGGGTGCTGAAAATGGTCTTGATTTTGCGATTGTGAGGCCTTTCAATTGGATTGGTCCCCGGATGGATTTTATACCTGGAATTGATGGGCCGAGTGAGGGCGTTCCTAGAGTTTTGGCTTGCTTCAGCAAT AATCTTTTGAGGCGTGAACCTTTGAAGCTTGTGGATGGTGGCCAATCACAGAGAACCTTTATTTATATTAAGGATGCAATTGAAGCTGTTCTTTTGATGATT GAAAATCCAGCTAGAGCTAATGGTCAAATATTTAATGTGGGCAACCCTAACAATGAAGTTACGGTGAGACAACTAGCTGAGATGATGACTCAG GTTTACTCTAAGGTTAGTGGGGAACCTCCGCTAGAGACACCTACTACTGATGTTAGCTCTAAAGAATTTTATGGCGAAGGCTATGATGATAGTGACAAGAGAATTCCAGACATGACGATAATCAACAGACAACTTG GGTGGAACCCAAAGACATCGCTCTGGGATTTACTCGAATCCACACTAACCTACCAACACAGGACTTATGCTGAAGCCATCAAGAAAGCTATTTCAAAACCAGTGGCTAATTAA